The proteins below are encoded in one region of Aeromonas veronii:
- a CDS encoding DUF945 family protein codes for MKKRVALAVGAAVVAGGLGACWYTGQTFDRMLAEEIAKATQETGVELTWLPSSENLFSRDGVLKVVVTPQALATLDPQLAGSDPIEMQLNFDNRILPLYIKSQLLLDTAKGTLAPVFTALGMQQWQLGAESASSLWTMSNSCRFWIGEFKVKEGLNELSVLPLNGTYSGDLEGNGHMTFQWQGMTFHEAQSKMDMVLADLKGSADLAEIQGLWLSPRSDATLSAFSLSMPESVKISLKGLTTATQIAGDDAQTLSSNYQMKVATLNLENESDSLVLTEGKLDLDLKGLDLEGYQALQAVSGQRADDAAIGQALDKLLQRGATLQLTDLSAKLNGEPVSVQGEAKLASTSLQQLMESEAGMHALSGQLHARLSDKLGKAVPQLAPMLAQFTGVGYLKTEQDGLSAEFKLDKGMMSINGLPLHQ; via the coding sequence ATGAAGAAGAGAGTGGCCCTGGCCGTGGGTGCGGCAGTGGTGGCGGGTGGGCTGGGTGCCTGCTGGTATACCGGACAGACCTTCGATCGCATGCTGGCCGAGGAGATCGCCAAGGCGACCCAGGAGACCGGGGTCGAGCTGACCTGGTTGCCGAGCAGCGAGAACCTGTTCAGCCGTGACGGTGTGTTGAAAGTGGTGGTGACGCCGCAGGCACTGGCCACCCTCGATCCTCAATTGGCGGGGAGCGATCCCATCGAGATGCAGCTCAATTTCGATAACCGTATCCTACCGCTCTATATCAAGAGTCAGTTGCTGCTGGATACCGCTAAGGGGACCCTGGCGCCCGTCTTCACCGCGCTCGGCATGCAGCAATGGCAACTGGGGGCGGAATCCGCCAGCAGCCTCTGGACCATGAGCAACAGCTGCCGCTTCTGGATCGGGGAATTCAAGGTGAAAGAAGGGCTCAACGAGCTCAGTGTCCTGCCCCTCAACGGCACTTACAGCGGCGATCTTGAAGGTAACGGTCACATGACCTTCCAGTGGCAGGGGATGACCTTCCACGAGGCCCAGAGCAAGATGGACATGGTACTGGCGGATCTCAAGGGCAGCGCCGATCTGGCCGAGATCCAGGGGCTCTGGCTCTCCCCCCGCAGCGATGCGACCCTGTCCGCCTTCTCGTTGTCCATGCCCGAGAGCGTCAAGATCAGCCTGAAAGGGCTGACCACGGCGACCCAGATTGCCGGCGATGATGCCCAGACCCTGTCCAGCAACTACCAGATGAAGGTGGCGACCCTCAATCTGGAGAACGAGAGTGACAGCCTGGTTCTGACCGAGGGCAAGCTGGATCTGGATTTGAAGGGGCTGGATCTGGAAGGTTATCAGGCATTGCAGGCGGTGAGCGGCCAACGGGCGGATGACGCCGCCATCGGGCAGGCGCTGGACAAGCTGCTGCAACGGGGGGCCACCCTGCAGCTGACCGATCTCAGCGCCAAGCTCAACGGCGAGCCCGTTTCTGTGCAGGGAGAGGCCAAACTGGCATCGACCTCCTTGCAACAGTTGATGGAGAGCGAAGCCGGGATGCACGCCCTCTCCGGCCAGCTGCACGCCAGACTCAGCGACAAGTTGGGCAAGGCCGTTCCGCAACTGGCTCCCATGCTGGCCCAGTTCACCGGCGTTGGCTATCTGAAGACGGAGCAGGATGGGCTCAGTGCCGAGTTCAAACTCGACAAGGGCATGATGAGCATCAACGGCCTGCCGTTGCATCAGTGA
- the purU gene encoding formyltetrahydrofolate deformylase yields MEKKILLTDCPDAKGLIAKITNICYKHQLNINKNDEFVDRENSRFFMRTELEGRFNDETLLADLDDALPEGAQRRLVKAGKKRIVILVTKETHCLGDILMKNYAGALDMDIVAVIGNYDTLAELTGKFGIPFHTVSHDDLSRTEHEAKVRALIDGYEPDYVILAKYMRVLTPSFVEAYPCKLINIHHSFLPAFIGARPYRQAFDRGVKLIGATAHFVTDDLDEGPIIEQDVIHVGHTFSADDMAKAGRDVEKSVLSRALELMLDERVFVYGNKTVVFKS; encoded by the coding sequence ATGGAAAAGAAAATACTGCTGACCGACTGCCCCGATGCCAAGGGGCTCATCGCCAAGATCACCAACATCTGCTACAAGCATCAGCTCAACATCAACAAGAACGACGAATTCGTCGATCGCGAGAACAGCCGCTTCTTCATGCGCACCGAGCTGGAGGGACGCTTCAATGACGAGACCCTGCTGGCGGATCTCGACGACGCCCTGCCCGAAGGGGCCCAGCGTCGACTGGTCAAGGCGGGCAAGAAGCGGATCGTCATCCTGGTAACCAAGGAGACCCACTGCCTCGGCGACATCCTGATGAAGAACTACGCCGGCGCCCTGGACATGGACATTGTGGCGGTCATCGGCAACTACGACACCCTCGCCGAGCTCACCGGCAAGTTTGGCATCCCCTTCCACACCGTCAGCCACGATGATCTGAGCCGCACCGAACACGAGGCCAAGGTCCGGGCCCTCATCGACGGTTATGAGCCAGACTACGTGATCCTCGCCAAGTACATGCGGGTGCTGACGCCGAGTTTCGTGGAGGCCTATCCGTGCAAACTCATCAACATCCACCACTCCTTCCTGCCCGCCTTCATCGGCGCCCGCCCCTACCGTCAGGCGTTCGATCGCGGAGTCAAACTCATCGGTGCCACCGCCCACTTCGTCACCGACGATCTGGATGAAGGCCCCATCATCGAGCAGGACGTGATCCACGTCGGCCACACCTTCAGTGCCGACGACATGGCCAAGGCCGGACGGGATGTGGAAAAATCCGTACTGAGCCGGGCGCTGGAGCTCATGCTGGATGAACGGGTGTTCGTCTACGGCAACAAGACGGTGGTCTTCAAGTCATAA
- the ribB gene encoding 3,4-dihydroxy-2-butanone-4-phosphate synthase, whose product MNQSLLSEFGGPIDRVEAALAALRAGRGVLVADDEDRENEGDLIFAAESMTNEQMAMMIRECSGIVCLCLTDERVRQLELPMMVEANSSHYQTAFTVTIEAAQGVTTGVSAADRITTIRAAIADGARPSDLHRPGHVFPLRARTGGVLTRRGHTEATVDLMQLAGLKPFGVLCELTKADGSMARLPDLVEFGRLHQMPVLTIEDLVQYRQLLAERSA is encoded by the coding sequence ATGAATCAGTCTCTACTCAGTGAATTTGGTGGTCCCATCGATCGCGTCGAAGCGGCACTCGCAGCCTTGCGTGCCGGTCGCGGCGTGCTGGTGGCCGATGATGAAGATCGGGAGAACGAAGGGGATCTCATCTTCGCCGCCGAGTCCATGACCAACGAACAGATGGCCATGATGATCCGTGAGTGTTCCGGCATCGTCTGCCTCTGCCTGACCGACGAGCGGGTACGCCAGCTCGAGTTGCCCATGATGGTGGAGGCGAACTCCAGCCACTACCAGACCGCCTTTACCGTGACCATAGAGGCGGCGCAAGGGGTGACAACCGGGGTCTCTGCCGCCGATCGCATCACCACCATCCGTGCCGCCATCGCCGATGGCGCGCGTCCGTCCGATCTGCACCGTCCGGGCCACGTCTTCCCCCTGCGAGCCCGCACCGGCGGCGTGCTGACCCGCCGTGGCCACACCGAGGCCACCGTGGATCTGATGCAGTTGGCCGGGCTCAAACCGTTCGGGGTGCTGTGCGAGCTGACCAAGGCCGATGGCTCCATGGCCAGGCTGCCGGATCTGGTTGAATTTGGTCGTCTGCACCAGATGCCGGTACTGACTATTGAAGATCTGGTGCAATACCGTCAGTTATTGGCCGAGCGTTCGGCTTGA
- a CDS encoding Lpp/OprI family alanine-zipper lipoprotein yields MKKMLLVGVVGLSALLGGCANTSELETSVQNLSNKVDQLAQDVSAVRADQSKIAADVAEAKQEAMRANQRIDNMATSYKK; encoded by the coding sequence ATGAAAAAAATGTTGTTGGTAGGTGTTGTTGGTCTGTCCGCTCTGCTGGGCGGTTGTGCAAACACCAGCGAACTGGAAACTTCCGTTCAGAATCTGTCTAACAAAGTTGACCAACTGGCTCAAGATGTTAGCGCTGTTCGTGCTGATCAGTCCAAGATCGCTGCTGATGTTGCAGAAGCCAAGCAAGAAGCTATGCGTGCTAACCAGCGCATCGACAACATGGCTACTTCCTACAAGAAGTAA
- a CDS encoding tetratricopeptide repeat protein, whose protein sequence is MIVDINPQNFHAELIDASMKKPVVIYFHAPQMPECQDMTPLIESLVGPANAEVTLAKVDMNDPQLQPLASQLALRALPALVLFHQGRPDEQAILEGPQDEATLRQYFSAFAPKEEELLLEQGKEALAADDAKTAHARLSKAHQLAPSRHDISLWLAQASLELNLLEEAQALLATVPMVAQDDHFQTLSSRLALALQASDSPELRALELRHSENPGDDTLSQELAVLYSQVGRQEEALALLFDILKRDMAFGDAKKTFLDILTTMGTHPVAQQYRRKLYSLLY, encoded by the coding sequence ATGATCGTCGACATCAATCCCCAGAATTTCCACGCCGAGCTGATCGATGCGTCCATGAAGAAGCCGGTCGTCATCTATTTCCACGCCCCCCAGATGCCCGAGTGCCAGGACATGACCCCGCTGATCGAGTCCCTGGTCGGCCCGGCCAATGCCGAAGTCACCCTGGCCAAGGTCGACATGAACGACCCCCAGCTGCAGCCCCTGGCCAGCCAGCTCGCCCTGCGCGCCCTGCCCGCCCTCGTGCTGTTCCATCAGGGCCGCCCGGACGAGCAGGCCATCCTGGAGGGTCCGCAGGATGAGGCCACGCTGCGCCAATATTTCTCAGCCTTTGCCCCCAAGGAAGAAGAGCTGCTGCTTGAACAGGGGAAAGAGGCGCTGGCGGCAGATGATGCGAAGACGGCCCATGCCCGGCTGAGCAAGGCGCACCAGCTTGCCCCCAGCCGCCACGACATCAGCCTGTGGCTGGCACAGGCGTCACTGGAATTGAATCTGCTGGAAGAGGCGCAGGCCCTGCTTGCCACTGTCCCCATGGTGGCTCAGGACGATCATTTCCAGACCCTCTCCTCCCGTCTGGCGCTGGCGCTGCAAGCCAGTGACAGCCCGGAGCTGCGCGCCCTGGAGCTGCGTCACAGTGAAAACCCGGGGGATGATACCCTCAGCCAGGAGCTGGCGGTGCTCTACAGCCAGGTTGGCCGGCAGGAAGAGGCACTGGCGCTGCTGTTTGACATTCTCAAGCGCGACATGGCCTTTGGCGATGCCAAGAAGACATTTCTCGACATTCTGACCACCATGGGAACCCATCCGGTGGCGCAACAGTATCGTCGCAAGCTCTACAGCCTGCTGTATTGA
- a CDS encoding 4'-phosphopantetheinyl transferase family protein, with protein sequence MLSVDLYLLKPAFVDTRQLNILPAELSPEEVSHWQGIRQPGRQREYLLGRVLLRRLLAERLGCLAADLKFFTQDHGKPALLGQQWQFNLSHSGEWLVLALCQQGPLGVDIEMGSRRRATLPLAERFYARSEYEWLLALPEEERDTAFYRLWSRKEAVLKAQGSGIAAGLDKVCFLPEEDWRLDNRLDDNAYQVQDWALDGGWLSLAAPTLQTRAYLLDACLKSTSLNPMLTHTIFRESAS encoded by the coding sequence ATGTTATCTGTGGATCTCTATTTGTTAAAACCCGCGTTTGTCGACACCAGGCAACTGAATATATTGCCGGCAGAACTCTCACCCGAAGAGGTCAGTCACTGGCAAGGGATCCGGCAACCCGGGCGCCAGCGGGAGTATCTACTCGGCCGGGTCTTGTTGCGCCGCCTGCTGGCCGAGCGACTCGGGTGCCTGGCGGCCGACTTGAAGTTTTTCACCCAGGATCACGGCAAGCCCGCCCTGCTCGGCCAACAGTGGCAGTTCAATCTCAGTCACAGCGGGGAGTGGCTGGTGCTGGCCCTCTGCCAGCAGGGGCCACTCGGGGTGGATATAGAGATGGGATCACGCCGACGCGCCACGCTCCCTTTGGCCGAACGTTTCTACGCGAGAAGCGAGTATGAGTGGCTGCTCGCCCTGCCAGAAGAGGAGCGGGATACGGCCTTCTATCGGCTCTGGTCACGCAAGGAGGCGGTGCTCAAGGCCCAAGGCAGCGGCATCGCCGCCGGGCTCGACAAGGTGTGTTTCCTGCCAGAGGAGGATTGGCGCCTCGATAACCGACTCGATGACAACGCCTATCAGGTGCAGGACTGGGCCCTTGATGGCGGCTGGCTCAGCCTCGCCGCCCCCACCTTACAGACCCGTGCCTACCTGCTGGATGCGTGCTTGAAATCCACGTCCCTGAACCCCATGTTAACTCACACCATTTTCCGAGAGTCAGCCTCATGA
- a CDS encoding C40 family peptidase has protein sequence MLLLVALGMVGCASAPQPEVASKIEVSMMEPVVEPEPSQTPDVNEILTVYKEWRGVPYRMGGSSQRGIDCSAFAREVFRNAVGIELPRDTRSQVHEGTRVAKQDLMEGDLVFFKINKRLNHVGIYVGNGEFIHASTRAGVTRSKLDNSYWRGKFWQARRIEI, from the coding sequence ATGCTACTGTTGGTCGCGCTCGGCATGGTGGGATGTGCGTCAGCACCCCAGCCCGAGGTCGCGAGCAAGATTGAAGTTTCCATGATGGAACCCGTGGTTGAGCCGGAACCTTCGCAAACACCGGACGTCAACGAAATTCTGACCGTATACAAAGAGTGGCGTGGGGTACCCTACCGCATGGGGGGGAGCAGCCAGCGTGGCATCGATTGTTCCGCCTTCGCCCGTGAGGTATTCCGCAACGCAGTGGGTATCGAACTGCCGCGAGATACCCGCTCCCAGGTCCACGAAGGCACACGCGTCGCCAAGCAGGATCTGATGGAAGGGGATCTGGTCTTCTTCAAGATCAACAAACGACTGAATCATGTAGGCATCTACGTGGGCAACGGTGAATTCATCCATGCTTCCACCCGTGCCGGTGTAACCCGGTCCAAACTGGACAATTCCTACTGGCGCGGCAAGTTCTGGCAAGCACGCCGGATCGAAATCTGA
- the rlmF gene encoding 23S rRNA (adenine(1618)-N(6))-methyltransferase RlmF, translating to MKTQHKSGLHPRNRHQAPYDFDALCQRTPSLLPFVFVNEHGNQTLDFADPAAVKALNRALLALHYGIHHWDLPPGYLCPPIPGRVDYLHRVADLLAESAGQVPTGKKVRVLDIGVGANCIYPLLGAREYGWRFVGSDIDPVSVKAATLLAASNGLGNQIECRHQPDAKQIFRGILGPKERFMLTLCNPPFHASLAEASKGTERKLRNLGKTQAGAPVLNFGGQKAELWCEGGEAAFLATMIAQSQAFAAQCLWFSSLVSKKENLPAANKALARVGAKEVRVLEMTQGNKTSRILAWSFLDEASRVAWWSASGR from the coding sequence ATGAAGACCCAGCACAAGAGCGGACTGCATCCGCGCAATCGCCATCAGGCCCCCTACGATTTCGATGCGCTCTGCCAGCGTACCCCTTCACTGCTTCCCTTTGTGTTCGTCAACGAGCATGGCAACCAGACCCTGGATTTTGCCGATCCCGCCGCCGTCAAGGCGCTCAATCGGGCCCTGCTGGCACTGCACTACGGCATCCATCACTGGGATCTGCCGCCGGGCTATCTCTGCCCCCCCATCCCCGGGCGGGTGGACTACCTGCATCGGGTGGCGGATTTGCTGGCGGAGAGCGCAGGGCAGGTGCCCACGGGGAAGAAGGTACGGGTACTGGATATCGGTGTCGGCGCCAACTGCATCTATCCCCTGCTGGGGGCTCGCGAATATGGCTGGCGTTTCGTGGGGTCGGACATCGATCCTGTGTCGGTCAAGGCGGCAACCTTGCTGGCGGCCAGCAATGGTCTCGGCAACCAGATAGAGTGTCGGCATCAACCGGACGCCAAGCAGATATTTCGCGGTATTCTGGGTCCCAAGGAGCGTTTTATGCTGACGCTGTGCAATCCTCCCTTCCATGCCTCCCTTGCCGAGGCCAGCAAGGGGACGGAACGCAAGCTGCGCAACCTCGGCAAGACGCAGGCTGGGGCGCCTGTGCTCAACTTCGGCGGCCAGAAGGCGGAACTCTGGTGTGAAGGGGGCGAGGCCGCATTTCTCGCCACCATGATTGCCCAGAGCCAGGCCTTCGCGGCCCAGTGTCTCTGGTTCAGCTCCCTGGTCTCCAAGAAAGAGAACCTGCCGGCCGCCAACAAGGCATTGGCCAGGGTGGGGGCAAAGGAGGTGCGGGTGCTCGAGATGACGCAAGGGAACAAGACCAGCCGGATCCTCGCCTGGAGCTTCCTGGATGAGGCGAGTCGGGTCGCCTGGTGGTCAGCGTCGGGCCGCTAG
- a CDS encoding MaoC family dehydratase yields the protein MKVVDFLKHKREILAQHPFELKDWLSPAIRDYWREFQQKAHLHPLLGRVLDFQADQQLQQQAANQAQAVNSQPVLKENAIELSGEAAALYVELQSKIGEETHVGEWLQVSQSLIDQFAAVTGDHQWIHTDPERAAAESPFKTTIAHGFLTLALLPQLTGSVDEATPEFPTARMVVNFGLEQVRFPYPIKVDSNIRARTKLARVTPIKGGLELLKEIKIEIEGIRRPGCVIESLTRIYF from the coding sequence ATGAAAGTTGTCGATTTTCTGAAGCACAAGCGCGAAATTCTGGCGCAACACCCCTTTGAGCTCAAGGATTGGCTCTCTCCGGCGATCCGCGACTATTGGCGTGAGTTTCAGCAAAAGGCACACCTGCATCCCCTGTTGGGCCGGGTGCTCGACTTTCAGGCTGATCAGCAACTGCAGCAACAGGCCGCCAATCAGGCACAGGCGGTCAACAGCCAACCCGTGCTCAAAGAGAACGCCATCGAGCTGAGCGGCGAGGCGGCGGCCCTCTATGTGGAACTGCAGAGCAAGATCGGGGAAGAGACCCATGTCGGTGAGTGGCTGCAGGTCAGCCAGTCACTGATCGACCAGTTTGCGGCGGTGACCGGTGATCACCAGTGGATCCACACCGATCCCGAGCGGGCGGCCGCCGAGTCGCCGTTCAAGACCACCATCGCCCACGGTTTCCTGACCCTGGCGCTGTTGCCCCAGTTGACCGGTTCGGTGGATGAGGCGACCCCCGAGTTCCCGACTGCCCGCATGGTGGTGAACTTCGGGCTGGAGCAGGTGCGCTTCCCGTATCCCATCAAGGTGGACAGCAATATCCGCGCCCGCACCAAGCTGGCGCGCGTGACCCCCATCAAGGGCGGCCTCGAGCTGCTCAAAGAGATCAAGATAGAGATCGAGGGCATCCGCCGCCCCGGCTGCGTCATCGAGTCCCTCACCCGCATCTACTTCTGA
- a CDS encoding DUF481 domain-containing protein, translating to MTRLLTALLCLLASSSAMADILWMHNGDRLTGTIEEITDDEVSIKLPYSPVLSVRRDAIKRWRLDKQEQPKPLTKTGIPLLDSPDELNAWLWTGTADLNVKLKESDKKTNNINLKASTEVANLDWRYTLDGEYIYETSNSVTDSHEYRLSPKLDFFFDANWFLRSSVEAEYDMLDTNYLNLSYATGPGYRFWNDKRRRLELIAQLGLQRAYFTPDEWVYSDLFDERIINYPVINLGWDYRQPLSLWQQRFELFSKGHYEKFIDQPSPYLTRNQTVNGNLGLRYYFNDHLRLSWSSELSWDDSWLDYGGMREGLGDKEWRHTITLGASF from the coding sequence ATGACGAGGCTCCTGACCGCCCTGCTCTGCTTGCTGGCAAGCAGCAGCGCAATGGCTGATATCCTCTGGATGCACAACGGGGATCGGCTGACCGGCACCATCGAAGAGATCACCGATGACGAGGTGAGCATCAAGCTGCCCTACAGCCCGGTATTGAGTGTCCGGCGCGATGCCATCAAGCGCTGGCGGCTGGACAAGCAGGAACAACCCAAGCCCCTGACCAAGACGGGGATCCCTCTGCTGGACTCACCGGACGAGCTGAACGCCTGGCTATGGACCGGCACGGCGGATCTGAACGTCAAGTTGAAGGAGAGCGACAAGAAGACCAACAACATCAATCTCAAGGCCTCCACCGAGGTGGCCAACCTGGATTGGCGTTACACCCTGGATGGGGAGTACATCTACGAGACCTCGAACAGCGTCACCGACAGCCACGAGTACAGGCTCAGCCCCAAGCTGGACTTCTTCTTCGATGCCAACTGGTTCCTGCGATCCTCCGTCGAGGCCGAGTATGACATGCTCGATACCAACTACCTGAACCTGAGCTACGCCACCGGGCCCGGCTATCGCTTCTGGAATGACAAACGACGGCGATTGGAGCTGATCGCCCAGCTCGGTCTGCAACGGGCCTACTTCACCCCGGATGAGTGGGTCTATTCAGACTTGTTCGACGAGCGCATCATCAACTACCCCGTGATCAACCTGGGATGGGACTATCGCCAGCCGCTCTCCCTGTGGCAACAGCGGTTCGAGCTGTTCAGCAAGGGTCACTACGAGAAGTTCATCGATCAGCCCTCCCCCTATCTCACCCGCAACCAGACCGTCAACGGCAACCTGGGGCTGAGGTATTACTTCAACGATCACCTGCGTCTCTCCTGGTCGAGCGAGCTGAGCTGGGATGACAGCTGGCTCGACTACGGCGGGATGCGGGAAGGTCTGGGGGACAAGGAGTGGCGCCATACCATCACCCTGGGCGCCAGCTTCTAG
- a CDS encoding L,D-transpeptidase family protein produces MLYTRIASLLLVAASLWAAPAWSKTYPLPPADSRLIGELEDYIVQEGDHLELIGKHTQIGFLALLEANPGVDPYLPTPGSRLTLPTQMLLPDVPREGIVINLPELRLYYFPKGKQEVMVLPIGIGDIGRETPEMTTTVIAKNPNPTWVPGPMVRKSWLEQKGIDLPAVVPPGPDNPLGKFAMRLGYGNKDYLIHGTNKDFGVGLRVSAGCIRLRPDDIEFLFKQVPIGTPVRVINQPVKMAVEPDGRRWLEVHAPLSRTEQELNDGAPLVLSAEAEQFVAAPEVDSTRVMTLLDEKNGLPQPVSG; encoded by the coding sequence ATGTTGTACACACGTATCGCCTCACTGTTGCTGGTCGCAGCCAGCCTCTGGGCCGCGCCGGCCTGGTCCAAAACCTATCCCCTCCCACCGGCTGACAGCCGCCTCATCGGTGAGCTGGAAGATTACATCGTGCAAGAAGGCGACCATCTGGAGCTCATCGGCAAGCACACCCAGATAGGCTTTCTGGCACTGCTCGAAGCCAACCCCGGGGTCGACCCCTACTTGCCCACCCCGGGCAGCCGGCTGACGCTGCCAACCCAGATGCTGCTGCCCGACGTGCCACGAGAGGGCATCGTCATCAACTTGCCGGAGCTTCGCCTCTATTACTTCCCCAAGGGCAAGCAGGAGGTCATGGTACTGCCCATCGGCATCGGTGACATCGGCCGCGAGACCCCGGAGATGACGACCACCGTTATCGCCAAGAACCCGAACCCGACCTGGGTGCCCGGCCCCATGGTGCGCAAGTCCTGGCTGGAGCAAAAGGGCATCGACCTGCCCGCCGTGGTGCCACCCGGCCCGGACAACCCCCTCGGCAAATTTGCCATGCGCCTTGGCTATGGCAACAAGGACTATCTGATCCACGGTACCAACAAGGACTTCGGGGTCGGCCTGCGGGTCAGTGCGGGTTGCATTCGCCTGCGTCCCGACGATATCGAGTTTCTGTTCAAGCAGGTCCCCATCGGTACGCCGGTGCGGGTGATCAACCAGCCGGTCAAGATGGCGGTGGAACCGGATGGCCGGCGCTGGCTGGAGGTCCACGCCCCTCTGTCCCGCACCGAACAGGAGTTGAACGACGGCGCCCCCCTGGTGCTCTCGGCCGAAGCCGAGCAGTTCGTTGCCGCTCCCGAGGTGGACAGCACACGGGTCATGACACTGCTCGATGAGAAGAACGGGCTGCCTCAGCCCGTCAGCGGCTGA
- a CDS encoding arylsulfatase — MLTLAFGATAASAQAATTAAEQDKGKPNIVVIFGDDIGYWNLSTYNQGMMGYQTPNIDKIAAEGAKFTSYYAEQSSTAGRSSFITGQMPFRTGMSKVGMPGAPQGLQKEDPTIAEMLKNLGYATGQFGKNHLGDRDEFLPTAHGFDEFFGNLYHLNAEEEPENPDYPKDPAYRKQFGPRGVIKSSADGKIEDTGPLTKKRMETVDEETLAANNDFMERQVKAKKPFFTWFNTTRMHNKTHIKPDHQGKTGLGDYADGMVEHDAIVGEVMKKIKDLGIEDNTIVVYTTDNGPMTATWPDAGITPFRGEKNTGWEGGFRVPAMVKWPGHIKPGTVISDIFGSNDWFPTLVAAAGEPEIKEKLLKGYKTAKMTYKVHLDGYNQLDFLQGKGEGQRKEFFYWSDDGDLLAMRYGRWKAHFMIQEHTGLDLWKYPFTKLRTPLIFDLEVDPLEKGSDGMGYNAWFYDRLYLLGGAQKYAAQMIQSFKEFPPRQKPGSFTVSDVSAMIEKGNNQNN; from the coding sequence ATGTTGACGCTGGCATTCGGCGCGACGGCGGCCTCGGCGCAGGCCGCGACCACGGCGGCAGAACAAGACAAGGGCAAGCCGAACATAGTGGTCATCTTCGGCGATGACATCGGTTACTGGAATCTGAGTACCTACAACCAGGGCATGATGGGCTACCAGACCCCGAACATCGACAAGATCGCCGCAGAAGGGGCCAAGTTTACCTCCTACTACGCCGAGCAAAGCTCCACCGCGGGTCGCTCCTCCTTTATCACCGGCCAGATGCCGTTTCGTACCGGTATGAGCAAGGTGGGCATGCCGGGGGCACCGCAAGGTCTGCAGAAAGAAGATCCCACCATCGCCGAGATGCTGAAAAACCTGGGCTATGCCACCGGCCAGTTCGGCAAGAACCACCTGGGGGATCGGGACGAGTTCCTGCCCACTGCCCACGGCTTTGACGAGTTCTTTGGCAACCTTTATCACCTGAACGCGGAAGAAGAGCCGGAGAATCCTGACTATCCGAAGGATCCCGCTTACCGCAAGCAGTTCGGCCCGCGCGGCGTCATCAAGAGCAGCGCCGACGGCAAGATTGAAGATACCGGCCCGCTGACCAAGAAACGGATGGAAACCGTCGATGAGGAGACCCTGGCGGCCAACAACGACTTCATGGAGCGTCAGGTCAAGGCCAAGAAACCCTTCTTCACCTGGTTCAACACCACCCGCATGCACAACAAGACCCACATCAAGCCGGATCACCAGGGCAAGACAGGCCTCGGGGATTATGCGGACGGCATGGTCGAACATGACGCCATCGTCGGCGAAGTGATGAAGAAGATCAAAGATCTGGGGATAGAAGACAACACCATCGTCGTCTACACCACGGACAACGGCCCCATGACCGCCACCTGGCCGGATGCGGGTATTACCCCGTTCCGTGGTGAGAAGAACACCGGTTGGGAAGGGGGCTTCCGGGTACCCGCCATGGTCAAGTGGCCGGGTCACATCAAGCCGGGGACGGTGATCAGCGACATCTTCGGCAGCAACGACTGGTTCCCGACCCTGGTGGCGGCGGCCGGTGAGCCCGAGATCAAGGAAAAACTGCTCAAGGGTTACAAGACCGCCAAGATGACCTACAAGGTGCATCTGGATGGCTACAACCAGCTCGACTTCCTGCAAGGGAAGGGGGAAGGTCAGCGCAAGGAGTTCTTCTACTGGAGCGATGATGGCGACTTGCTGGCCATGCGTTATGGCCGCTGGAAGGCTCACTTCATGATCCAGGAGCACACTGGTCTGGATCTGTGGAAGTACCCCTTCACCAAACTGCGTACGCCGCTTATCTTCGATCTGGAAGTGGATCCGCTGGAGAAAGGCTCGGACGGCATGGGCTACAACGCCTGGTTCTACGACCGTCTCTACCTGCTGGGCGGCGCCCAGAAATACGCAGCGCAGATGATCCAGAGCTTCAAGGAGTTCCCGCCACGTCAGAAACCGGGCAGCTTCACCGTCTCCGATGTGAGTGCCATGATCGAGAAGGGCAACAACCAGAACAACTGA